One part of the Sneathia vaginalis genome encodes these proteins:
- the recF gene encoding DNA replication/repair protein RecF (All proteins in this family for which functions are known are DNA-binding proteins that assist the filamentation of RecA onto DNA for the initiation of recombination or recombinational repair.) produces the protein MYIEEIVFNNFRNIRTNKITLSKNFNVLYGKNAQGKTSVIEAIYFLSTGKSFRTRKVLEQIKEGEKTLTLFSKTSVDNFSIQLNKEKKDFYISKNKVKYKEYIGKLLAISFSPEDISLIMDTPENRRRFFNYEMSQISKLYLNDLINFQKVLKVRNKLIKEKKMDSEIFKIYNDKYIFLSQRIYEFRKKYISDLSKYINQKYKELFDKKELIIRYEPSCDYNKLKEILEEKKEKELFIGFSIYGPQKDEYSFLIDNKKVKTFASQGEKKSVIFSLKLAQIEYIINSTQKTPIVLLDDITAYFDEIRKKIVLEYFKEKDIQCIFTSTEDIDICAKKMYVSDGEIKDEI, from the coding sequence ATGTATATAGAAGAAATTGTATTTAATAATTTTAGAAATATTAGAACTAATAAGATAACTTTATCTAAGAATTTTAATGTTCTTTATGGAAAAAATGCACAAGGTAAGACTAGTGTAATAGAAGCAATATATTTTTTATCAACAGGAAAAAGTTTTAGAACAAGAAAAGTGTTAGAGCAAATAAAAGAAGGTGAAAAAACTCTAACACTTTTTAGTAAGACTAGTGTTGATAATTTTTCTATACAGCTAAATAAAGAAAAAAAGGATTTCTATATTTCCAAAAACAAGGTTAAATACAAAGAATATATAGGTAAATTGCTTGCTATTTCTTTTAGTCCAGAAGACATTTCATTAATAATGGATACACCTGAGAATAGAAGAAGATTTTTTAATTATGAGATGTCTCAGATAAGTAAGCTCTATTTAAATGATTTAATAAATTTTCAAAAAGTATTAAAGGTAAGAAATAAGCTTATAAAAGAAAAAAAGATGGACAGCGAAATATTTAAAATATACAATGATAAGTATATTTTTTTATCACAAAGAATATATGAATTTAGAAAAAAATATATTTCTGATTTATCTAAATATATTAATCAAAAGTATAAGGAGCTATTTGATAAAAAAGAATTGATTATTAGATATGAACCCAGTTGTGATTACAATAAATTAAAGGAAATATTAGAGGAAAAGAAAGAAAAAGAATTATTCATAGGATTTAGTATATATGGACCACAAAAAGACGAGTATAGTTTTTTAATAGATAACAAGAAGGTTAAGACGTTTGCATCTCAAGGAGAGAAAAAGTCAGTGATATTTTCTTTAAAATTAGCTCAAATTGAGTATATAATAAACAGCACCCAAAAGACACCTATTGTCCTATTAGATGATATAACAGCATATTTTGATGAAATAAGAAAAAAAATAGTTTTGGAATATTTTAAAGAAAAAGATATACAGTGTATTTTTACATCTACTGAGGATATAGATATATGTGCTAAAAAGATGTATGTAAGTGACGGTGAAATAAAGGATGAAATTTAA
- the yaaA gene encoding S4 domain-containing protein YaaA, which yields MEVKIDTEYIKLDQLLKFSGLADTGGIAKEVIQNGEVLVNGEVETRRGKKIRKEDVVEFRGEKVVVK from the coding sequence ATGGAAGTTAAAATAGATACTGAATATATAAAATTAGATCAACTATTAAAGTTTTCTGGATTAGCAGATACAGGTGGTATAGCTAAAGAAGTTATACAAAATGGTGAAGTTCTTGTTAATGGTGAGGTTGAAACCAGAAGAGGTAAGAAGATAAGAAAAGAAGATGTAGTTGAATTCAGAGGAGAAAAAGTAGTAGTAAAATAA